The window AACCCAAACCCACCGGGGGCATAACCAGGCCATAGGCAGGGGTATGGATCTCAAGCGGATGATGGCGGAATTTTTAGGAAAGGAAACCGGGTACTGTAAGGGAAAAGGCGGCTGTATGCACATAGCCGATTTTTCCGTGGGAAGCCTGGGAGCTAACGGCGTTGTGGGCGGGGGTATCCCGGTTGCCACCGGCGCAGCGCTGTCCCAAAAGTACTTTAAGAAGTCCAATATCACGGTCTGTTTCTTCGGCGATGGGGCTACCAACGAAGGGGCCTTCCACGAATCCTTAAACCTCGCTTCGGTCTGGAAATTGCCGGTACTTTTTGTGTGTACCAATAATTATTACGGTATGTCCACCCATATCAGCAAGTCGATGAATATCACCGATATTGCTTCCCGGGCCGCGTCTTACGGGATGAAGGGTATCACCGTGGATGGTAACGATATTTTGGCGATCTATGAGGAGACCCTAAAGGCCCGGGAATATATCCTTAAAAACGGCCCCCTGTTTATGGTCTTAAACACCTACCGGTGGATGGGCCATTCCAAGAGCGATTCCCAGGTATACCGTACCAAGGAAGAGGTTAATGAGTGGAAACTCAAATGCCCCATTAAGCGTTTCCGGGAGTATCTGATCAAAGAAAAGATCTTTACCGAGGCGGAAATAGGCGCCTTTGACAAAAAAGCCCAGGACGATGTGGCGGCGGCGGTAGACTTTGCAAATGCCAGCCCGGAGCCCAAGATCGAAAATATTTTTGATGATGTCTACGCCGATGGCGATATGAGAACCCAAAAACCCAAAAACGGGTTTGTCCTGTAGCCGGGATCAGTAAGGAACCATGATATGCGTGAAATAAGCTATGCCGAGGCTATAAAAGAGGCCATGAGCGAAGAAATGCGGAAGGATAACAGGATTATCCTTATGGGTGAAGATGTGGCGGTCTATGGCGGGGCTTTCGGCGTCTCCCGGGGTATGTTTGAAGAATTCGGTGACGAACGGGTCAGGGATACCCCTATCTCCGAATTAGGATTCACCGGATGCGCCGTGGGCGCCGCCATGACCGGGCTTATCCCCATTGTGGAGATCATGTTCAGCGATTTTATTACCCTGGCCTTGGAACAATTGGTAAACCAGGGCGCTAAAAACCGTTTCCAATTCGGCGGCCAGGGCTCGGTACCCATGGTACTACGGGCGCCCGGCGGTTCCGGGACTGGGGCGGCGGAACAGCACAGTCAGAGCATGGAGTCCTGGGTATGCAATGTTCCGGGTCTCAAGGTGGTCATACCCTCTACCCCCTACGATGCAAAGGGGCTCCTAAAGTCCGCTATTTACGACCCTAATCCGGTGGTCTTCTTGGAACAAAAGCTCCTTTACCGGGTTAAGGGGCCGGTCCCCGAACCGGGCGATGACTATACCGTACCTCTGGGTAAGGCCGATGTTAAGCGGGAAGGCCGGGATATCACTATTATCACCTATGGACGTATGGTTCCCCGGTGCCTGAAGGTTGCAGAAAAACTGGCGGCGAAGGGTACGGATGTGGAGGTGGTTGATGTCAGGAGCCTTGTTCCAATGGATAAGAAAACACTGATTGCCTCGGCAAAAAAGACCGGCAAAGTACTTATTGTGCACGAAGCCTGTCAGACCGGCGGCTTCGGCGGTGAAATCGCCGCGGTCATCGCGGACAGCGAGGCCTTTTTCTACCTCGATGCGCCCATCAGACGGCTCGGTGGGCTTGATGTCCCCATTCCCTATAACCCCAAGCTTGAAGCCCAGGTGGTTCCCACGGAAGAAAAAATTACCGCCGCTATTGAATCGCTGTTATAGGGAAGGAGAAACGCATGGCCAATTCAATTATCATGCCCAAAACGGGCATGGCTATGGAAGAAGGGGTTATTCTTGAATGGCGGGTTACGGTAGGAGATACGGTTAAAAGGGGCGATATAGTTGCGCTTATCGAAACAGACAAGTCGACCATGGAACTGGAATCGGATTACACCGGTGAAATCCTGGCCATATTGAGCCAAGCCGGAGAAACTATTCCGGTAACCAAGCTTATCGCCTGGGTGGGGCAGCACGGAGAGGCTGTTCCGGCGGAGGGGAAGTTTAAGGCCACCCCCGCTGCCCGGAAACTCGCCGGCGACAAGGGTATCGTCCTCAGCGCCGTATCCCCCAGCGGTAAGTCCGGCGAGATCCGCCGGGGTGATGTGGAAAGAGCCGCAGCAGGAACCCTTGCTGCGCTGGCGGCAGCCGTGGCGTCCCGGCCGGATACACGCCTTCCGCTGACCAATATCCAGAGGATTACCGGCAAGCGTATGCTGGAAAGCCGCCTGACCATTCCGGATGTTACCCAGAATACCCGGGCGGATGTTACTACGATGCTAAGCGCTAGAAAGAAACTCAGCGAAAAACTTGGAATCAAGATTACGGTGAACGACTTACTATTGGCGGCCGTCGTAAAAGCCCTGAAGGCCCATCCCCGCTTGAATTCCGTTCTGGATGGAAATGAGCTTATTTACAAGGGCAGTATAAACCTGGGCATAGCGGTGGCTACCGAACGGGGGCTTCTGGTTCCGGTGATCCACAATGCCCAGGAATTAAGCCTCCGGCAGATCTCCGCCCAAGCGGCGGACCTGGCCGGCCGGGCACGGGAGGGGCATCTGACCTCTGATGAAATGAGCGGCGGAACCTTTACCGTATCGAACGTGGGTATGTACGGCATTACCGCCTTTACACCGATTATTAATCCCCCCGAAGCGGCTATCCTGGGAGTCTGTTCCGTGGAGGATGAACTTAAGCTTGAGGGAGAAAAGGTGTTGAGCCGTAAAATCATGGGCCTTTCCCTCACCTTTGATCATCGAATCGTAGACGGCGCAGCCGCCGCTGCTTTTATCAAAACCCTGAGGGAACTTCTTGAATCGCCTGTCCCTTGATATACCCTGGATTGTCGGGTATGGTTTATACGTGGAGAATCAGAAGTGCTATTGATAAAAATACTATTGGGGTTAATCGGTTTAGGGGTGGTGGTTTTTGTCCACGAACTGGGCCATTTCCTCGCCGCCCGCCTGGTAGGTATTGATGTGGAGGCCTTTTCCATAGGCTGGGGCAAACCTATCCTAAAAAAGAAGGTCGGTAATGTAGAGTACCGGCTGGGCATATTCCCCATAGGCGGCTACTGCAAAATGCGTGGGGAAAACGAATTCCAGGAAGCCTACGAAAACCGTTCCAATGCCATACCCCAGGCTAAGGGTACCTTTTATGGGGTCAGCCCGCTGCGGCGTATCGTTGTTGCCTTTGCAGGCCCGGGCTTTAACTTTCTCTTTACGATCCTGGTCCTCTCGATTATTTGGGGTATCGGATTCGAGGTAAGCACATTGGATAACCGTATTGTCCTGGTTTCGGACATAAGCCCCGGGGAAATGTACCCCGCCGATCAGGGAGGCTTAAAAACCGGGGATAAAATTATCGATATAAACGGCAATCCCGTAACAAATTATCACGATATTCAGGAACTAATCGCCACCAACCCGGAAAAAAATCTGCCCGTCCAGGTTCAGCGGGGAGGAGAGGTTCTTGACCTCATGGTTCGGCCGGACCTGGACAAAAGCTCCGGGGCAGGAAAAATCGGGGTGTATTTTTGGTCCGAACCGGTTATCAGCGCCGTTACCGGGGGAAGCCCCGCCGATATAGCCGGACTGCGGCCTGGGGACCGGATTACCCGGATAAACGGGGAGGACTTTTCCTATACCGTGGCGCTTTTCAAGATACTCCGGAGTCAACCCCCGGTACTGTCGGTGGATTTTGAACGGGAAGGCCGCCCAATGCAAGCCGACCTGATCCTCAGCTATACTGATACAGGTGCCGCAGATATCGGGGTATCCTATGAACATATTCAGTTCCACACCCCCCGGCTGTCCCCCGTGGGCGCCCTGCTCAAGGGCGGGAAGGAAAGCTGGAAAACCTTCGTCCTTTCTGTCAAAAGCCTTGCCCTCCTCTTCCGTGGCATTGATTTAACCCAGGCCGTTTCCGGACCGGTACGGATTACCTATATGCTGGGGGATGTAGCCGCCGAAGGCTTCGGCCAAAGCTTTGGCGCAGGCATCAGTTCCATGGCAAATTTCCTGGCCCTGATCTCCATAGCCCTCGGTATTATGAATCTCCTCCCCCTTCCGGTACTTGATGGAGGATTGATTGTTCTCTTTATTGTTGAAATAATAAAGCGGAAACCCCTGAATCCCAAATATATCAGCGTATTCCAGACCGTAGGGGTGGTATTGATTTTTGGCTTAATGATCTTTGCTGTTTTTGGGGATATTTTATTTTTGACTCGTCGGTAAATTCGCTTTAGAATTCGCCGATAATGAAAAAAAGACCGGTGAATAAAAAGGAGTCTTGGGTGAAAAGTAAAATGAGAGGGTATCACCAGGCGAGGTTGTTTATCTTTACAACCCTGTTTATAGCACAGTTTGCATATTCCCAGTCTTCCGGCAGAAATGTCGATCCCGCTACCTTGGCCGCCGGTCATTCCGGCGCCGTATCGGTCATGACTTTTGATCCGGTGAGAAATTATATCCTCAGCGCCGGCATGGACGGTTTTTTAGGGATATGGAATGTCAGGACCAGCTCTGCGGTGGATCGCTTTCAGGTCAGCCCCTATGCGATACGGTCCATGATCCAGAGGCCGGGAAAATCCCAGGTTGCCCTGATGGAAAGTGACGGCGTTGGCGTGTATAGGATTTCCGCCTGGGACTATGGGCTTAAACGAAATTTATTTACCCTGCGGTTTAGAGACCCCGTGACCTTCATCAATTACTCCGCAGGGGGCAACTTCCTTATGGTAGCCCGAAGCGCCAGAAGCGGCGTGGTGTTTATTCACCCTGAAACCGGGGAAGTGCTGGATTCACCCCCAAATCAGACCGGGGCCATCGCTTTTTCCGCCACCGGCAGATCCGAGCGGACCATGATGACCTATGCCACCTCGGGCCAAATTACCTATTGGGAATTAAATACCGGAAGGGCCATCCAGAATTCTGTGGCGCCCGCCAATCTGACAAGCCCTGTCATATTTGGGAATAACCGGTATCTGAGCGGGATAGATTCCAACGGTCTTATTGTAGTGGATGCCGTAACAGGCAGGGAAATTGCCCGGGACCGGCATATCGCCAAGGGAAAACTATTTCCCGTATCGTCATCGGACCTTCTGGAATTTATGTACCTAGGAACCCTGGAGAACAGTACCAACGGGTCCATCACCCTTACCCATTATACCATTACCACCCAGGGAACCCTGGAAGGTAAAAATAGAACCACCTTTTCCAGAATGCCCCTGATTTCCAGCGGAGTTACCGTTGCTGCCGGCGCTGTTGCCCTGGGTACTGTTGATGGCGGGGTTTGGATGTTTGAGGTAAACGACCAGGAGCCATGGGCTATGGGAAGGGTAAAGCTTACCCAGGTAAGCTCCGCAGCTATTTCGGGGGATAGTCTGGCGTTTATGACAGAGGATAAGCGTTTAAGTATCATACCAGTGGATTATCAGTCCCTCATGGACCGTGATACTATCACCCTTGAAGATGCCCGGGGGAATACCCAAATAAGCGGGGATTCTGCAATGGGCGCAGGAACTCCCGGCAGGTTTCTGTTCTGGCAAACCGATAATACCCGTACCTTTCCTATTCTTGTAACCGGCGCCGGTACTCCGGTGCGCACGGATATTATTCTGGGAAGGCTGGCCCTCCGGCACTCCCTCCGCTCGGTTTCCCTGCTGGGGAACCAAGCCCTCTTTGTGGATTCTGCGGGGAGCATCACCGTATTGTCCACCGATACAGGCAGCAGTAAGTTTACCTACACCGCTACGGACCCCCTGGATATATCCTTCCTCGACAGCGAAAATATTATCATAGGCCATTCCGATCTAAGCCAGACCTCTCCCTTCCTGGTGGTGAATACGGTTACCGAAGAAACGGTCCCCTTTATCTATCCCTCCACGGTGGGCGCCAAATTGTACCGGTCCGCCAACGGGGCTATGTACGGAGGCGTTGTGGAAGGCTCCTCGGACAGCGCCACCACCGCCCTGCTCCTATTGGATACGGAACATCCCGCCGCTTCGACCCGGCTGGTTGAGTACAAGGGGGAAGATACCACCTTTATCATAGCCCAAAGCGGTCAATCCGTAGCTTCAACCATAGGCGGAAACGGCCCTACCCTCCACAGTAATCGTGGTTTTGTTCCCTTTGAACGGAGTCCAAGTCTGCCGGTTAACCTTATCGGAAGTGATCGGTACTTTATTGTCCTGGGCAGGGACGGTTCTATCAGCTGGCACAACCCAGCCACCGGTTCCCTTCTCGCCCGGCTGCGGCTTTTGGAAACAGAATGGATCCTGGAAACGGCGGAACGGCATATCCAGCGGGGCCCGCTCCAGAGACCGTAGGTTCAATCGTGGGAGGGATTCTCCCGGACCTTTTCTATGGCATTGGACACCGCTTCCTGTATGCTTGCAGCGTAGGCTTCGTCGGTCATGGCGCTGGAAGCCCAGAGCGTACCCAGCAGGGAATACCGGTACAGGGGCTTCACGGTGTTTAATGCCATGGCGGCCATATCCACCACACAATCGTTACAGAGGCAGATTTCCCCCTGATAGGATTCTAGCTGCCGTCCCAATTCTTCATGAACCAAATGTTCGGCTTCGTTTGCAAGATGTTCCAAGTTATAACTATCAATAAAGGCCATATGCCCTCCTGTGCTACTGGTGTTCCCTGGTCAGGGGCGCAAATTTTGTAAAGCGCGGCAGGAACACAATTTCTACGGTTCCCACCGGACCGTTCCGCTGCTTTGCGATAATCAATTCCGTATGGGCGGTTTCCGAATTTTCCCGTTCGTTACTTTTTTTATCCGATTCCCGTTCCCGGTGGAGGAACATTACCACATCCGCATCCTGCTCAATGGACCCGGACTCCCGGATATCCGAAAGGTTGGGCCGTTTTCCCTCCGCATCCCGGCGTACCTGGGAAAGGGCCACAATAGGAATATTAAGCTCCCGGGCCAGACTTTTCAAGGAACGGGAAATCTCGGCAATCTGCTCGTGCCGCGGCAGTTGGTAATTATCGGAGCCGATCAGGGTAAGGTAATC is drawn from Treponema primitia ZAS-1 and contains these coding sequences:
- a CDS encoding thiamine pyrophosphate-dependent dehydrogenase E1 component subunit alpha: MKLSKGLFGDLYLKMVQTRNFEETAARLFVEGKVHGTAHFCIGEEATGVGVCSALEKEDMITQTHRGHNQAIGRGMDLKRMMAEFLGKETGYCKGKGGCMHIADFSVGSLGANGVVGGGIPVATGAALSQKYFKKSNITVCFFGDGATNEGAFHESLNLASVWKLPVLFVCTNNYYGMSTHISKSMNITDIASRAASYGMKGITVDGNDILAIYEETLKAREYILKNGPLFMVLNTYRWMGHSKSDSQVYRTKEEVNEWKLKCPIKRFREYLIKEKIFTEAEIGAFDKKAQDDVAAAVDFANASPEPKIENIFDDVYADGDMRTQKPKNGFVL
- a CDS encoding alpha-ketoacid dehydrogenase subunit beta — protein: MREISYAEAIKEAMSEEMRKDNRIILMGEDVAVYGGAFGVSRGMFEEFGDERVRDTPISELGFTGCAVGAAMTGLIPIVEIMFSDFITLALEQLVNQGAKNRFQFGGQGSVPMVLRAPGGSGTGAAEQHSQSMESWVCNVPGLKVVIPSTPYDAKGLLKSAIYDPNPVVFLEQKLLYRVKGPVPEPGDDYTVPLGKADVKREGRDITIITYGRMVPRCLKVAEKLAAKGTDVEVVDVRSLVPMDKKTLIASAKKTGKVLIVHEACQTGGFGGEIAAVIADSEAFFYLDAPIRRLGGLDVPIPYNPKLEAQVVPTEEKITAAIESLL
- a CDS encoding dihydrolipoamide acetyltransferase family protein is translated as MANSIIMPKTGMAMEEGVILEWRVTVGDTVKRGDIVALIETDKSTMELESDYTGEILAILSQAGETIPVTKLIAWVGQHGEAVPAEGKFKATPAARKLAGDKGIVLSAVSPSGKSGEIRRGDVERAAAGTLAALAAAVASRPDTRLPLTNIQRITGKRMLESRLTIPDVTQNTRADVTTMLSARKKLSEKLGIKITVNDLLLAAVVKALKAHPRLNSVLDGNELIYKGSINLGIAVATERGLLVPVIHNAQELSLRQISAQAADLAGRAREGHLTSDEMSGGTFTVSNVGMYGITAFTPIINPPEAAILGVCSVEDELKLEGEKVLSRKIMGLSLTFDHRIVDGAAAAAFIKTLRELLESPVP
- a CDS encoding site-2 protease family protein; the protein is MLLIKILLGLIGLGVVVFVHELGHFLAARLVGIDVEAFSIGWGKPILKKKVGNVEYRLGIFPIGGYCKMRGENEFQEAYENRSNAIPQAKGTFYGVSPLRRIVVAFAGPGFNFLFTILVLSIIWGIGFEVSTLDNRIVLVSDISPGEMYPADQGGLKTGDKIIDINGNPVTNYHDIQELIATNPEKNLPVQVQRGGEVLDLMVRPDLDKSSGAGKIGVYFWSEPVISAVTGGSPADIAGLRPGDRITRINGEDFSYTVALFKILRSQPPVLSVDFEREGRPMQADLILSYTDTGAADIGVSYEHIQFHTPRLSPVGALLKGGKESWKTFVLSVKSLALLFRGIDLTQAVSGPVRITYMLGDVAAEGFGQSFGAGISSMANFLALISIALGIMNLLPLPVLDGGLIVLFIVEIIKRKPLNPKYISVFQTVGVVLIFGLMIFAVFGDILFLTRR
- a CDS encoding WD40 repeat domain-containing protein; its protein translation is MKSKMRGYHQARLFIFTTLFIAQFAYSQSSGRNVDPATLAAGHSGAVSVMTFDPVRNYILSAGMDGFLGIWNVRTSSAVDRFQVSPYAIRSMIQRPGKSQVALMESDGVGVYRISAWDYGLKRNLFTLRFRDPVTFINYSAGGNFLMVARSARSGVVFIHPETGEVLDSPPNQTGAIAFSATGRSERTMMTYATSGQITYWELNTGRAIQNSVAPANLTSPVIFGNNRYLSGIDSNGLIVVDAVTGREIARDRHIAKGKLFPVSSSDLLEFMYLGTLENSTNGSITLTHYTITTQGTLEGKNRTTFSRMPLISSGVTVAAGAVALGTVDGGVWMFEVNDQEPWAMGRVKLTQVSSAAISGDSLAFMTEDKRLSIIPVDYQSLMDRDTITLEDARGNTQISGDSAMGAGTPGRFLFWQTDNTRTFPILVTGAGTPVRTDIILGRLALRHSLRSVSLLGNQALFVDSAGSITVLSTDTGSSKFTYTATDPLDISFLDSENIIIGHSDLSQTSPFLVVNTVTEETVPFIYPSTVGAKLYRSANGAMYGGVVEGSSDSATTALLLLDTEHPAASTRLVEYKGEDTTFIIAQSGQSVASTIGGNGPTLHSNRGFVPFERSPSLPVNLIGSDRYFIVLGRDGSISWHNPATGSLLARLRLLETEWILETAERHIQRGPLQRP
- a CDS encoding late competence development ComFB family protein, translated to MAFIDSYNLEHLANEAEHLVHEELGRQLESYQGEICLCNDCVVDMAAMALNTVKPLYRYSLLGTLWASSAMTDEAYAASIQEAVSNAIEKVRENPSHD